A segment of the Pseudoalteromonas sp. DL-6 genome:
TGTGGTTATACCTGCCCACAAACCATTTGGATGTTAATGTTTTCTTGGGTTGAGCAACGTATCGAGGGTACGCGTAACCAGCGTATTAAGCTTGATAAGAGCCCGTGGGATATTACCAAATGGCGAAAAAAAATCACTAAGCACAGTGCTTGGCTGGTTATTTCAGTGCTCACGGCGACCTCATTTTTAGCGTATTTTATCCCCGCTAAAACCTTGTACCTAGAAATGTTAAATTTAGAGTGGTCTGGGATCACCAGTTTTTGGGTATTTTTATTTGCGTTTTGTACTTATGGAAATGCGGGCTTTTTACGTGAAAAAATGTGTACTGTGGCTTGTCCTTATTCGCGCTTTCAATCGGTGATGTTTGATAAAGATACGCTGGTGGTTACTTACGATAGCGAGCGTGGAGAAAATCGCGGCCCACGTAAACGCAAAGCCGATCCTAAAGTGCTTAATTTAGGTGATTGCGTAGACTGTAACTTATGTGTGGAAGTATGCCCTGCAGGGATTGATATTCGCAATGGCTTGCAATATGAATGTATTAACTGTGGTTTATGTATTGATGCTTGTGACGACACCATGGATAAGTTTGGCTACGAAAAAGGCTTAATTAAATACGCCAGCGAAAAGCAAATGGCTGGGCAAAAAACCAATCCATTTAGGCTTAAACTTGTAGGCTATGGGGCGTTAACTGGGTTGTTAATTTTATCTATGTTTGCTTGGATGTTACAACGCACTCCCATAGAAGCTTCGGTGCTTAGAGATAGAAACGCATTGTATCGGGTAAATTACGAAGGCTTAGTTGAAAACCCTTACACACTTACTATTATCAATAAAACTCAGCAACCGCTGCATTATTCAATTTCAATTAGCGGTTTAGAGGCGGCTACATTGCAAAGCCCAAATGCTATATTAGTAGAGCCTGGGCTGATGAAAAGTGTGCCGGTAACGGTGACTGCAGACGGCTACGATTTAGCACGCAAGGTGAGTAAGCTGAGTTTTGTGATCACTTCGCAAGAAGACCCCGCTATCACTATTACTAAAGACAGCCAGTTTTATAAAAATTAACCTTAAACCCTTAGCTAATTAATAATCTTAATCTGCTAAGGGTAGTTGCTTTGTTACAAATGCTTTGGCGCTTTGAAAATCATTAAAAAAGCAATCTTGTAAATGAGCATCACGACCTGAGCCATGCATGATCCGCTGTAATTGCCTTATAGCGATAGGAGAGGTGAGAACAAATGCACTGATCAAACAGTTATTAGTCCCCATTGTTTGGCTTACATCTACCATGTTTTTTTCTGCATCGGGGGTAGCAGCAATCACATCTGGGGAGTGGCTAATATAACCCCAGGGTAAATGCTTAAACGGTTCAATGGTATTTAATAGAGCGGCTTTAAAATGGTTTAATAACTCAGGATTTAAGTTACCTTTAAACTGCCCAATAACTATATTACCCTCAACGCGCAAGCTATAACTGCCGTAGTTATTTTCAAATTTCAATAGCCGCTCCTTTTATTTATTATCCAGTGTACCGATCACTTATTAATAATGTAGTCTAAGGCACCAGAAATTGCAGCAACTTGCGCTAATATGCACTCTTCAGGGTTAGCGGTTGCACTGTCGGGATACACCTCGGTGGTAGTCACATACGCTGCTTCAGAAAATCCCATGCATAGGCCTAAATCACGGGCCGCGTAATTAATTACCCCAAATTGCGCTTGTGGTACACCAATTAATTGCTGATTTTCATCGCTAGGTGCAATATGCGTTACTTTTTCAACATGTTCAATAATTGCTTTTTGAAAAGCGGGCTCAGGTTTGTTGCTATCAGCCACTAAATAAAAGCCATCAGGAATGTTCCAGTTGGTGTTTACTTTGCCTTCAAGAGCCGCAAGTGCAGGTCTAAATTCACTGTTATCTGAATCGGTTGTTTCATGTAAATCGATGTGAGCAATTAAACGCGTGTTTAACGATTGCACATAGCTCATCACTGCCGCTGATTCTTGCGCTGGGCTGCCTTCATAAAAAGAGCGATTAGGGTCGTTCGCATCTGGGTTCCAACGATTAATTGTTTCATAACCCCATGGGCTAATACAGGGGGTAATTACAATATTAAAGTGTTCAGCATACTGATTTGCCAGTGTTTTAGCGAATCTTAAAGCGCCATGAACACCACTGGTCTCGTAGCCATGTACGCCGCCAGTAATTAAAACGGTGGCTTTGTTTGTATCAAAATTAACAGTTTTTAACGCGTACAAAGGGTAGCTACCTGCGGCATAATTAAGCTCACCGTATTGCTGTACTTCTAGAGTGCTTTTAAGTTCATCAATTAAAGTGACGACGTCTTGTTGATAACTGCGCTTAATTTTTTGTGCCGCAAGCCATTGGATTTTATTATGGTTGTTCCACTTCTCACCAGGCGTACCAATTGGGTAACTACTGTTATTCATATTAAACCTTTACGTTGAATTATCTCTGCGGGCTATAGAGCACATAGACCATAATGACGAAAATAAGGCCTTAGCTTAACGCTGACTAAAATAGCGCGCAAGTATATACGATGAGCTAAAAATTATGACAATTGTATTCTTAACTGCTCTTGCTTGTTTTATCGGTAATGAATTTTCAGCAGTTCGTTAGGTGTTTAGGTAAGTCATAGTATGCAATAGTGATATTATTTATTAATAGTCTATGAAGCAGCATATACACCCTGAAGGGGGTATATCCAAATAGGACTAATTTGAACTAATAAGCTTGGCAGCTCCAAATAGGTAAGTTATTGATAGGTATATGTCAATGCTGATTGGGTGAAAACAAGTTTATTAAAACGTTTTGACAAATTCATTAACGCAGTGATAGTTTTGCGCGCTGGAACGCTGATAGCAAGTTATTCAATCTATTTAACTAGGCTGTTAAGTAAGTATAAAATGAGGCCAATTATAATGAAACCACAGTTCTTATCTTTTAAGTTTCCCTCTGAAATTGCGTTTGTTATTGCTTTTTTTTCTTTATTTCCAACCCATTTATTAGCTAAACAGTCAGAGCAAACTCTTGTTTTAGTGGGGGGAGCTCTCACAACATGTGCCAGTTTAAGCCCTAAAAACTGTGAAAAAAATACTCAAATTTCGGGTAAAACGCATAATGTATTTGCGCTCTCTCACACTAAAATTAGTCAAATAAAGCAACAGTGGCCTAGTGAAAATAGCCAAGCTAAAAACAATACTATTAAAAATTTAGCAACAATGCAGGCTAAATCATCGCCCACGTTATCGAAAAAAGAACTGTTATGGTTGTGGCGCGATATTGATAGCAAACAGCTCAATAGTTTATCGGATCAAGAATACAATTTTGTAATAGATATGCTTGAAGTAGCGCAAATCCAAAGCGACAACACACGGCTAAAAGAGCGGGTAAATACCGCGCTTAATAGCGAATCGGCAGCGACAGAGATTTTGCAGTTTATATCAGGTAGTTTAAAAGTTAATAACTCCAACCCGAGTATGCTGGCCATTACCGCCTCAAGTAGAGACCCTTATGAATCTGCTGATTTTTACGAAGGATTACTAAGCTTCCCTAATGTAAATTCGCAATGGCTTGCATTAACCCCTGCGCTTGCTAAAGCAATAACCACCAATAAGTGTGATGATTTAACCACGCTTAGGCACTCAGAAATGGGGCTATATCAACGCGAGCATATTTACCCTGATCGTACCCAAGCAGAATATAAACTGTGTAAAAAAGGCACCGACGCTTTAGTAGAGCTAATCAATAATAGCACCGGTATTATGTTTAATGGCGGCGATCAAAGCTTAACCCGAAAAGTATTATTTGATGAAAATAATCAGCCTTACCCTTGGACAAAAGCATTACAGTCTCGCCCTGTTGTTGTAGGCACAAGTGCAGGTACCGCGGTGCAAAGTGGTGGGCAAGCCCACGCCGGGAATGTGGTGATGATCACCAATGGCACTAGCTTGTCGGCATTGAAAGAAGGCGCACAAGCCATTGATGCACCCAGTGAACGCTCAAACAGCGATAGTTTAACTTACAACCGCTTTGGGGGTTTAGGCACATTTAGTTACGGTGTACTCGATACACACTTTAGCGAGCGAAACCGTACATTAAGACTAGGCACTTTGCTCGACGACTTAAACGCAAACAAAGCTCAGCCGACATTCGGTTTTGGTGTAGACGAAACCACAGCCTTAGTGGTGATTAAATCTGAAGCTGGCAATTTAATGACTGTAATTGGCAAAAATGGAGTAGTGATGGTTAAATCAACAGGGCAAGCTCAGGTTAAAACTAAAACCTATAGTTACTCTTATTGGCCTGTGGGCAGTGTGATTGATATTAAAAATAACGATTTTACCTTAAGTCAGCGCAGTATTAGCCAAGCATTACCAGCAATTAAAATACCGCCTTTACCAGTTCAGCGTTTTGGCAGTATTTTAACGGATGCAAAATTACGCTCTTTAACGCAAGCCATGTGCCTTAGCCAAGAACAAACGGCTGTTGGTCAGCAAGGTGAGTTTATTATTAGCCTATCTACCACGCCTGAGTCGGCATATCATCGTATTAGTGCTGCGCAGTATGGCTGTGCGGTGAGTAATTTAGAAATTGCAGTGAGTACCTTTTAATTTAATGCCACGCAGGCTAATTTAATTAAACACGCTGCTTAGTTGATTTTAACTTTAGCGGCCATACTATATTTAAAGCGTGTTTATTAAATCACAACAAAAGGAAGGTTCATGAGTAAAGTAGCGGTTATTTATTTTTCGGGATATGGCCATACCAAAAAAGTGGCTGAATTTGTAGCTGATGGAGCAAACGCTCAGCTTATTGCAATCGATGAGAATGGCGACATAAAAGACACCGATTGGGATGCATTAAACAATGCAGATGCCATTATATTTGGCGCACCTACCTATATGGGCTCATATCCTTGGCAGTTTAAAAAGTTTGTTGATGCTACCTCTAAAGTTTGGTTTACCATGGGGTGGAAAGACAAAGTATTTGGCGGGTTTACTAATAGCGGCAGCCTAAATGGCGATAAACAAGTCACCCTAATTAGTATGCAAACATTGGCTTCGCAACATGGTGGAATTTGGGTAAGCCTAGGGTTACCACCGGCCAATAAACTGGAATCAACTCGTCAAGACATCAATAACTTAGGCGGTTCAGTTGGCGTATTAGTGCAATCACCTACTGATGCAGATGAATCTGCAATTCCATCAGGCGATTTAGAAACGGCTCGTTTATACGGCGAACGTGTAGCTGATGTAGCCAAACGCTTAAAGTAAAAGTCACTCGATAAAATAAGTTAAAAAAGCCACATTGTGTGGCTTTTTTAGTTTGATAATTCCAATTTTTGTTGCTTGTGCTCTAGCTGGTATAAGCTTGAAAATTGACGTTTATGAACTTCAAATAAATACGCTCTTAGCTGCTCTTTACCATGGTGAATGTGTTTAATTTTTGCTGCTATGCCACACTTACTCTGCCTAACTGGTTCTAGGTCTAATGATATCGCCGCTTCGTTAGGTAAAATAAATTGCATATTTTGCAAATCATCAAGCTCACTATGTATGGATGTGGGTTTTAAAAATATCCCTGTGCTGGATATAGATTCAATGCAAAACCTTGGCTTTGAATATTTAATTCACTTAGCCGCCAGCTGCGTTGAACCCCTTTTGTATCAATCACTTCGGGAGCTTCTAACACAGTGCTGAAATGGCCTAATTCATCGGTTTTAAATTGAAGTGGAAACCATAGTTGGTAGTGAGCTACTTCAGCCAGTAAGGTTAATTTAGCTTGCCCAAGTAAATGCGCAATACCGTCTGGAATCGATGTTTGTACTGTAAGCTTTGTTTCAGTGTATAATGCGGTACTTTGGCTGGGTTCAAACAGCCCTGAAAGAAAGTTAATTTCTTCGTCAGATAAATCCATGTATTTTCCTTAATACTTAAATTATAGATTTTATTCCTTACAAGGTTACTGCCGAATGAATGAGCAGTTTATTATTTTGTAAGCTTCGCAATGTATGGCTTTGTTTTTATACACTTTGTAATTTCAACTTCCCTAGTGAAAATAATAAGTGATTGATTGTATTGAGTCTTGTTTTAAATTTAACTAGGGCGATTTAATGATTGAGTTAAATTTTTTAGTATTTTAACCCCATTAGCACCAATAAGTTAAGTTATTAAGTGTACAAAATTAAGGCGTTTTACGATGTTTTTATATCAACAATGCGTAAATGAGACTTAGGTCTAGCTTACGAAGCATGCGGAAATACTTAGAATAGCGCCCAAATAATAATGGGGTTTAAGGGGTTCCAAATGCAATTAGAACGAATTCGTCGTAGCGACTTACACAACAAAGTGATGTCTGCAGAGCAGGCCAGTTTATTTATTAAAGACGGCATGACCGTGGGCATGAGCGGTTTTACTCGTGCCGGTGAAGCGAAAGCCGTACCACGTGCGCTTGCCGAGCGAGTACGTGAAAACCCAATGAAAATTAACCTAATGACGGGCGCGTCATTAGGTAACGACTTAGATAAGTTACTTACTGAGTCAGGTGCGTTAGCACGTCGTATGCCATTTCAAGTAGACAGCACATTACGTAAAGCGATTAATAACGGTGAGGTCATGTTTATTGACCAGCATTTATCTGAAACCGTTGAACAGTTACGTAATCACCAGCTAACTATGCCAGATGTAGCGGTCATTGAAGCCGTAGCTATTACAGAAGAAGGTCATATAGTACCTACAACGTCAGTGGGTAATTCAGCCAGCTTTGCTATTTTTGCCAAACAAGTAATTGTAGAAATTAATATGTTACACCAGCCAGAGCTTGAAGGGCTGCACGACATTTACATTCCATCTTACCGTCCTACACGTACACCAGTACCGCTAGTTAAAGTAGATGACCGTATTGGTAGCACTGCTATTCCAATCGATCCGGCTAAAATTGTGGGTATTGTATTTACCAATCAAAGTGACTCATTTTCAACTGTAACCGACCCAGATGCAGATACAGCCGCTATTGCACGTCACTTAGTTAACTTCTTTAAAGAAGAAGTAGCGCAAGAGCGTATGCCTGCAAACTTAGGACCATTACAAGCGGGTATTGGTAATATAGCCAATGCAGTAATGATGGGTTTACTAGACTCAGACTTTAAAGACCTCACTATGTATTCAGAGGTACTACAAGATTCTACCTTTGATTTAATTGATGCGGGTAAACTTGATTTTGCATCAGGGTGTTCAATTATTTTATCAGAGCGTTGTAACGCGCAAGTATTTAATAACCTTGAAAAGTACCGCGATAAATTAGTACTTCGCCCGCAAGAAATGTCGAACCACCCAGAAATTGTGCGTCGCTTGGGTATTATTGCAATTAACACCGCGCTTGAGTTTGATATTTACGGCAACGTTAACTCAACCCATGTGTGTGGTACTAAAATGATGAACGGCATTGGTGGCTCAGGCGACTTTGCACGTAATGCCCATGTATCGGTGTTTGTAACTAAATCAATTGCTAAAGGTGGCGCTATTTCAAGCGTTGTTCCTATGGTAAGCCATGTTGATCATACCGAGCACGATGTTGATATTTTAGTAACCGAGCAAGGCTTAGCTGATTTACGTGGTTTAGCACCACGCGAACGTGCAATTGAAGTCATTAAGCACTGTGTGCACCCAGATTACCGCAACGCCATGCTTGATTATTACGAGCGTGCTTGTGTACGTGGCGGCCATACGCCTCATATTTTAGAAGAAGCATTCAGCTGGCATACCCGCCTTGAACAACAAGGCACAATGAAGCAAAGCTAATACATAAACCCCGCATTTGCGGGGTTTTTAGTTTATGATGCTGATGCTTCATAGCGCGTTGTTATTGTTTTGCCATAAGGTGGTTTAAGTTTTTACTGTGTGCTGTAAAATAACTGTATATTATTTACAGACTCGCCGTGGCGAGCAACATACAGAGTAACCATAATGGAAAATAAACTAACCGCAATCGACACTCTCGCTGAACTTGAAAGCTTTTTACTGCAAGTGGAAAACGGCGGCTTAGGTTTAACTGGCGTAGCAGGCGTCGGCATGGCAACTAATAATGCCGACGGCAGCCGTTTTGTCGCGGTGTTTGATGACAAGCAACAACTTTTATTAGCCCGTGAAATTACCGAAGAGATTTTTCAAAACGGCCAAGAGATGGTACGCAACGGAGTAGGGCGTAAGCATTAATACCTCTAGGGTCTGTTGACCTTTCAAGGTTAAATTTGCAGCAGTCTGTTTGGTATTTAGGCAAGGCAGCGCCTATGTGGTGTGGTTATTCCCCATAAATAGGCGATAACGCAGCATCAATGCCAAACAGGCGCTGCCCGAAGGGTTCTGCCTAGGGGCGATTTACTCTTTGTTGCTCGTTTTTGACTTAGCCCACTAGGTTACAAACCTCGCGCCGCGATTAAACCGCCCCTAGTTTGAACAGATTTTAATCCGCAAAGGTCAACAGACCCTAATCTAAAAAGCGCCAAATGGCGCTTTTTTTGTGAGTTTGAATGTTTTTAACCAATTGTTAAATTTAAAATAAATTTACTCAAATGCCACGCTATGTAATGGTTTTACTATGTAAAAGCGAATAATCACTAAAGTGAAATTATGACTATTCAACAGTTAACAGGGGTTAGTTAGTATGGACTATATTGCTATCGCACTTTTCTTTTTAGTTCTTCTAATAGCCTTCTCTACTGTTTGGGGTACGCTAAAAACGGGAATTTCACCGATGATGAGTTCAAGTAAAGCGCGCCAAGCTATGCTTGCTGAAATAAACATGGATGAAAAGGGCGCATTAATTGATGTAGGTTCAGGTTGGGGAACGCTCGTTATAGCGGTTGCCAAAAAGCATCCTAAGAACCAGATTATTGGCTATGAGTTATCGTGGTTTCCTTGGATGGTTTCAGTGCTTTTTAAATATAGTTTGGGTTTAAATAACCTTACCCTCTATCGAAAAGACTTTAAAAGTGCCGATCTCAGTGCTGCGTCTACTTTGGTATGTTACTTGTTTCCTGGTGGTATGCTAGCGCTTGAAGATAAGTTAAAACATGACTTGTTTAAAAATATCACTATTGTGAGTAACACTTTTGCTTTGCCTTCATATAAACCAACTAAAGTGATCAAACTTAAAGATTTTTACCAAACACCTATTTATGTGTACCACTGGCAACCTCAATAGCGGTATTTAATTAGAACCAGCAAATTTTATGGTTAAATTAGCAAAAAGGTTTTTTAAAACGATCAAAATAAAGAGCGTAATGATGAGCGCAAGCTGAAGTGATTTGCTATTTTACTGGGATAATAAATGCGAACATAGAGAGATATTGTTTAGTGTTAGTGCTTAGCTGATGTCATATTTTTTATCCATAAGTTCATGTTATCTGCAGACATTGGTTTGGCAATATAATAGCCTTGTCCATGATAGCAACCCATGCCTATAAGCACTTTTTCGAGCTCTTGTGACTCTATCCCCTCTGCTACTAGGTTATACCCAAATGCTTTACTTAGCGCCACGATACAGGTAACGATAGACTTGTCTTCCTGGTCTGATAGGAGTTTTTTAACAAAGCTTTGGTCTATTTTTAGTGTATCTAAAGGTAATTTTTTTAAATAACTCAAAGAAGCGTAACCTGTGCCAAAGTCGTCTAAAGCAATACTCACCCCTAAATTTCGACAGCCATTGAGCACGTCGACTGCTTGGTCAACATTTCCAATTGTGGTGCTCTCTAAAATTTCCAACTCGAGTGTTTTTGGCTTTATATTATTGGTGCTGATGAGTAACTCTCTGAGGTTTTCAACAAAGCCTTCACTAAGTAAATGGGCTGGCGAGATATTTACACTCATACAAAGGTGATTTCTTGTCCAAATTTTATGTTGTTTTAGGGCTTCAGCGAATACCCATTCGCCAATCAATATCCCAATGTGTGGGTGCTCTAATACCTCTGAAAAGTGACCTGGGTAAAGTAAACCCAAAGTAGGGTGATTCCAGCGTATTAGGGCTTCAACGCCAATTAACTGGTGATCCATCAAATTGACCTTTGGTTGATAATGTAAAATAAATTCTTTACGGGCAATGCCTTTCTCGGCAGCCAATAATAAATCATGTTTAGCATGCCTTAGACTTTCTTCTTCCGGATCAAAAAACAGAATTCGGTTTGTCCCAGACCTTTTAGCTTGGTACATGGTTTGGTCGGCTCGGCGTAAAACGTCATCGCAGCTTAAGCCATCATTATTAGGAAGCGCAACGCCAACACTAGCTGAAATTTGAACAGAGCACGAAAACTCTGCTAATTTTATTGGGTCGTTTATCTCAATCAGCACCTCTTGTAACAGAATCTCATATTCTTGTATCGTGTGCGCAGCCCCCCTTAATAAAAAGATAAACTCATCTCCGCCGATACGCGCGAGTGTATCTTCTTTACGTAATGTACTTTGTAGCCTCTGGGCAATGGTTTTTAACACGAAATCTCCGGTTTCATGACCGTATTTGTCATTAATGGGTTTAAAGTTATCTAAATCTAAATAGGCAACGGCGAGCTTTTGCTCAGATTTAATGGCCTGTTGAAGTTGATCAATTAAAATAGGGCGGCTTGCTAAGCCTGTTAGGCTATCGTAGTGTGCCATGTCATGAAGTTTTTTTTCTAAGCTTGCGCGTTGAATGGAGCTAGATATAGAGTGTATCAACTGAGCGCTTTTTAATTGGTTTTTAAGTAAATAATCGCTTGCTCCTAGCCGCATAGCTTCTGCTGCTATTTTTTCATCTCCCAAGCCTGTGACCATAATCACAGCACAATGGTTATTAACAGACTTTCTAATATTATCTAGCAAGGTAAGCCCCGAGCCGATACCTAATCGGTAATCAACTATGACACAATCAAACTCCCCATGCTCAAGATAAGACATCGAGCTTTCAATAGAGGATGCCTCTGAAATTTTCGCCTGTATATTAGAGCGAGATATCATACGGCGTATTTGCTCTCTATCAACCGCATCGTCATCAACAATGAGTAGGTTAATACTGTCGCAGGTTTCAAAGTGATCTATTGAAGTTATCATATCCATATCTCTTGCTAAGATGGCTTATTCAAGCTCAACGGCATGTATATAAGCATCCATAAGTGTCGCTAATTTGGCAAACTGCGGGCCAATTGCATGTTTAACCATATAACCTGCTACGTTGTTATGGTACGCGCGAGTGCGATCGTTATCCTCATTTGAGGTTGTTAGGATAAATACAACGGTATTGTTTAATTTTTTATCTTTACGAATATGGTCTAAAAACTCAAAGCCATTCATCACTGGCATATTCAGGTCTAGCAATACTAAGTAGGGCTCTGATATTTCTTTTTGTTGTGCTTTTTCTCGTAACGCATCGAGCGCAAGTTTTCCGTTTTCTTTCCAAATTATTTTAATTTTAGGATCAACTTTTCTTAAGCTTCTTGTTACGGCTTCTGCGGCAACATCGTCATCCTCAACAAGCAGTATAGACAGATTTTTGATCATAAATTTTCTTTCCTTGCAAAGCGCGGCCACCAAACATGAAATGTAGAGCCTTTTTGCGGCTCATTTGAACTAACAGAAATACGCCCACCATGAGTTTGTGCGAGGCGCCTACTAATAGACAAGCCTATACCTGAACCCGACTTATCATCTGAGGTTGTTTGAAATAAACTAAAAATACGCTCGTAAGCCTCTGCTGGTATACCGGGGCCATCATCAGTAACCGTTATATGGCAAAGCGTATTTTCTGCTACACAACGAATCTCTATAGTTCCCTCTTTACTGTCATGGTGTTTAATGGCATTACTTAGCAAATTACGAACAACGGTTTCAAGCGGCGTCCATGCAGTGACAATGGTATTTAATTGAATGTCTTTATGAAGCTTCATTCCAGCCGGTAAATCTAACAGTTCGGTAACGTTAGAAATTAATTTATGCATATCGATTACTTGAGTATCTGGGGTAGCTTTGCCAGCTCTTGCATAGGCCAATAAATTATCTATTAACGTCTCCATTTTATGAATACGATCATCAATACGTGTTAAGTTATATTCCACTTCAGCTGTGGTAGTGCCTAAATCTTCTTTTATCCATTCAATTAAGTTTGAAATGCCCCGCAATGGAGAGCGTAAATCATGAGAAGCCACATAGGTAAACTCCTTCAAACTTGTGTTATTTTCTTTTAGCTCAGTTTCCATTCGTTTTCGTTCTGTTATATCTAATAACGACACAAACACCATGTCTTCATCATTGGTATTTATAAAAGGGCTCAAGCCTACTTCAACTGGGAATTCTTTACCGTCTTTGTGTAAGGCGGTTAAATCTCTGCCTACTCCCATCCTTCTGACACTGGGCTCACGGTGAAATGAATGACGAAGAGCAGAGTGATGCCCTTGGTAGCGCTGCGGTAATAACATTTCCATTTTTTTATCGAGTAGTTCTATTTCACTGTAACCAAAAGATTTACATAACGATTGATTTACCGCTTGTATAATGCC
Coding sequences within it:
- a CDS encoding PAS domain-containing sensor histidine kinase, coding for MDLKKVNKKSNSPSADVNMDEAFLTQLVNCLPMGAMIVNTDAQILFANSQLSEILGYEDSELIGMNIDSLLPAQFKANHTHLMSQFFVNPRKRLMGEGRELFASQKNGKQIPIEIGLNPIHGQQELVLATLVDISQRLRANNMFQRSIQAAPHGVLIVDQAGIIQAVNQSLCKSFGYSEIELLDKKMEMLLPQRYQGHHSALRHSFHREPSVRRMGVGRDLTALHKDGKEFPVEVGLSPFINTNDEDMVFVSLLDITERKRMETELKENNTSLKEFTYVASHDLRSPLRGISNLIEWIKEDLGTTTAEVEYNLTRIDDRIHKMETLIDNLLAYARAGKATPDTQVIDMHKLISNVTELLDLPAGMKLHKDIQLNTIVTAWTPLETVVRNLLSNAIKHHDSKEGTIEIRCVAENTLCHITVTDDGPGIPAEAYERIFSLFQTTSDDKSGSGIGLSISRRLAQTHGGRISVSSNEPQKGSTFHVWWPRFARKENL